In the Hordeum vulgare subsp. vulgare chromosome 7H, MorexV3_pseudomolecules_assembly, whole genome shotgun sequence genome, one interval contains:
- the LOC123408836 gene encoding cell wall protein DAN4-like, which yields MWRGGGDEIGGGVGRGGEARVARQGEEGLLWTFGSGEQQGRGRGGGGSGWGRGTGATTTTTTNTTTTTTTTTTTTTTTTTTTTTTTTTTTTTTTTTTATTATTATTTATTATTTTTTTTATTTATTATTATTTTTTIATTATTTTTTTTAATTATTATTTTTTTTTTTTTTTATTTTTTTTTKIATTTTTTTTTTTTTTTTTTTTTTTTTTTTTTTTTTTTTTTTTPPRTTTTTTRPPT from the exons AtgtggcgcggcggcggcgacgagatTGGTGGTGGTGTCGGACGGGGCGGGGAGGCGAGGGTGGCGAGGCAGGGCGAGGAGGGGCTCCTCTGGACcttcggctccggcgagcagCAGGGCAGGGGCAGGGGTGGCGGAGGCTCGGGCTGGGGCAGGGGAACGGGAGCG acaacaacaacaacaacaaatacaacaacaacaacaacaacaacaacaacaacaacaacaacaacaacaacaacaacaac aacaacaacaacaacaacaacaacaacaacaacaacaacaacagcaacaacagcaacaacagcaacaacaacagcaacaacagcaacaacaacaacaacaacaacaacagcaacgacaacagcaacaacagcaacaacagcaacaacaacaacaacaacaatagcaacaacagcaacaacaacaacaacaacaacaacagcagcaacaacagcaacaacagcaacaacaacaacaacaacaacaacaacaacaacaacaacaacaacagcgacaacaacgacaacaacaacaacaacaaaaatagcaacaacaacaacaacaacaacaacaacaa caacaacaacaacaacaacaacaacaacaacaacaacaacaacaacaacaacaacaacaacaacaacaacaacaacaacaacaacaacaacaacaccaccaagaacaacaacaacaacaacacgaccaccaaca